The following coding sequences are from one bacterium window:
- a CDS encoding ComEC/Rec2 family competence protein: MLIIPLPPRPLTGIAIFFIIGTGLGLAFPISQGILLSIATTGLILALLPKLPATPLTLATVLCLGWANASANITGSSPNIPAVIQLPAGGSLTGIVADEPVCTTTKNGKLSWKFPITAERVRTGRTNDWLDVTGKVRVRLSAESGERIPAYGERWTFSGYLNQAVFKQGLFTGKPGGLFFSGSAQKAKLLGHEQGNPLIKKCLQGRVWAGKLLAQGITNRPEQVCILNSILLGYYSQIPRDLYQAFANTGTLHVFAISGSHVVILGGAIIFMLAACGLPRTRWVLFLGPLLILYTAMTGLQPSAIRACIMGIIFWMAPLLGRKPDIFTTLAASAIIILAISPDDLINIGFILSYIAVLGLVLFCPVFSGLLKNVFAPDPLKLEPHTVERRSASGRPSTVGPPLVGEPHPKWEMFLRSLSRGFSELFSVSLAAWLVTMPLTLLFFGNFSPIGLPANLLVVPLSSLVIITGVLSLTLGSCALFFADLFNHANLALIVLMTESARWFAAIPHGYMKAPPVPLWAALVFYGFLIITRFAIWVYAKEKPIPFSDGEE, translated from the coding sequence ATGCTTATTATTCCTCTTCCGCCCAGGCCCTTAACTGGCATCGCCATTTTCTTTATTATCGGAACAGGGCTCGGACTGGCTTTCCCCATCTCCCAGGGCATACTCTTGTCGATCGCCACCACCGGCCTGATTCTGGCGTTGCTTCCAAAACTTCCCGCCACACCACTCACTCTGGCAACAGTGCTTTGTCTCGGCTGGGCGAATGCTTCGGCCAACATAACTGGATCCTCCCCCAACATCCCCGCCGTCATACAACTACCGGCAGGAGGAAGCTTGACTGGTATTGTTGCCGATGAGCCCGTTTGCACAACCACTAAAAATGGAAAGTTATCATGGAAATTCCCCATAACTGCCGAAAGGGTACGAACCGGCCGGACCAATGACTGGCTGGATGTCACGGGGAAAGTTCGTGTTCGCCTTTCCGCGGAATCCGGGGAGCGCATTCCCGCCTATGGCGAGCGCTGGACCTTTTCGGGATATCTGAATCAGGCTGTTTTCAAACAGGGTCTATTTACAGGCAAACCCGGCGGTCTGTTTTTCTCAGGGTCAGCCCAAAAGGCAAAACTGCTTGGACACGAGCAAGGAAACCCCCTGATCAAGAAATGCCTTCAAGGCCGGGTGTGGGCAGGCAAACTTCTGGCCCAAGGCATTACCAACCGCCCCGAGCAAGTATGTATTCTGAACTCCATCTTGCTAGGTTATTATAGCCAAATCCCGCGCGATCTTTATCAAGCCTTCGCGAACACAGGTACTCTTCATGTGTTCGCAATCAGTGGCTCTCATGTTGTGATCCTGGGCGGAGCCATTATTTTCATGCTGGCCGCCTGTGGACTGCCAAGGACCCGCTGGGTGCTTTTTCTAGGGCCGCTCCTGATCCTCTACACAGCCATGACCGGACTTCAACCCAGCGCCATACGCGCCTGCATCATGGGGATTATCTTCTGGATGGCGCCGTTACTCGGTCGAAAGCCGGACATCTTCACCACGCTCGCCGCATCCGCCATCATCATTTTAGCCATTTCCCCTGACGACCTGATCAATATCGGATTCATCCTTTCCTACATTGCTGTGCTTGGGCTGGTTCTGTTTTGTCCGGTATTTTCAGGCTTACTCAAAAATGTTTTTGCTCCAGATCCGCTAAAACTTGAACCCCACACGGTCGAGAGGCGATCCGCAAGCGGACGCCCTTCTACTGTAGGGCCGCCGCTTGTCGGCGAGCCGCATCCCAAATGGGAGATGTTCCTTCGATCATTATCGCGCGGCTTCAGCGAGTTATTTTCCGTCTCCCTGGCAGCCTGGCTGGTGACCATGCCACTCACCCTCCTTTTCTTCGGCAACTTCTCCCCCATCGGCCTCCCCGCCAACCTGCTCGTCGTCCCACTCTCATCACTGGTCATCATTACAGGCGTGCTATCGCTCACGCTGGGATCCTGTGCCTTGTTCTTTGCCGATCTTTTCAATCACGCTAATCTGGCCTTGATTGTCCTGATGACCGAATCGGCCAGGTGGTTTGCCGCCATTCCGCATGGATACATGAAGGCCCCACCTGTCCCGCTTTGGGCGGCACTGGTATTTTACGGATTTTTGATTATTACCCGCTTCGCGATCTGGGTTTATGCCAAGGAGAAACCCATACCGTTTTCTGACGGGGAGGAATGA